Genomic window (Psychromonas sp. L1A2):
CCATTCGGCAAATATGCAGGTCGAAAATTGATTCACTTACCAGAACCTTATTTAGTGTGGTTTCATGGTAAAGGTTTTCCTGAAGGCAAATTAGGTGAGCAGTTAGCATTGATGTATGAAGTTAAGTTAAATGGACTAGAGACCATGCTTGCGCCATTGATTAAGTAACACCTAACCTGAATGATGATGTCATGAGAGACTAAAAAAATTTTTAAGTATTTTATTGTTGATTTAATTTTATTCTAAGTTTTCCTGGGGGCTTCATAGGT
Coding sequences:
- a CDS encoding DUF3820 family protein codes for the protein MLDNPKALSEAVNQTMPFGKYAGRKLIHLPEPYLVWFHGKGFPEGKLGEQLALMYEVKLNGLETMLAPLIK